In Candidatus Chlorohelix allophototropha, one DNA window encodes the following:
- the galE gene encoding UDP-glucose 4-epimerase GalE — protein MKVLVTGGAGYIGAHTVRELVNRGYEVVVLDNMEYGYEKALLGQAKLVRGNIADSALLDSLFQTEKPDGVMHFAAYKNVGESVANPSKYFNNNVTGTLSLLDAMVRNNINYFIFSSSCSVYGTPQNLPASETNNPFNPESPYALSKYMVEQILKWYDHSFGLRSISLRYFNAAGASFDSKIGEDWTMSLNLVPVVLKAALGVTPKVLIFGNDYPTRDGTCIRDYIHVVDLADAHVAALEHLRATNQTTAYNLGTGEGSTVQDVVDLAKRISGVDFVAEVVPRRLGDPVGIWADTSKAEIELNWKAKYRLEEIIRTAWEWHSTHPNGYK, from the coding sequence ATGAAAGTACTTGTGACCGGTGGTGCAGGCTATATCGGGGCGCATACCGTGCGCGAATTGGTCAATCGTGGTTACGAAGTGGTTGTGTTAGATAATATGGAATACGGCTACGAAAAAGCCTTACTGGGTCAGGCAAAACTGGTACGTGGAAACATTGCCGATTCAGCTTTATTGGATAGCCTTTTCCAGACAGAAAAACCCGATGGAGTAATGCACTTCGCTGCTTACAAAAATGTGGGTGAATCGGTTGCAAACCCCTCCAAATATTTCAATAACAATGTGACCGGAACTTTGAGCTTGTTAGATGCAATGGTACGCAATAACATAAACTATTTTATTTTTTCTTCAAGTTGCTCGGTGTATGGTACACCTCAAAACTTGCCCGCCAGCGAAACTAATAACCCTTTTAACCCTGAAAGCCCTTACGCCTTGTCCAAATATATGGTGGAACAGATTTTGAAGTGGTACGACCATTCTTTTGGACTACGTTCTATTAGCCTTCGCTATTTTAATGCTGCCGGAGCATCTTTTGATTCTAAAATCGGGGAAGACTGGACGATGTCATTAAATCTGGTGCCGGTGGTGTTGAAAGCGGCGTTGGGTGTAACTCCCAAAGTGTTGATTTTCGGCAATGATTACCCTACCCGTGATGGCACATGTATCCGGGATTATATCCATGTGGTTGATCTCGCCGATGCACATGTGGCAGCGCTCGAACACCTGCGTGCAACCAATCAGACTACTGCGTATAATCTTGGTACTGGAGAGGGCAGCACAGTACAGGATGTAGTTGATTTGGCAAAGCGTATCAGTGGCGTAGATTTTGTAGCGGAAGTGGTTCCCCGGCGATTAGGCGATCCGGTTGGTATTTGGGCGGATACCTCGAAAGCAGAAATTGAGTTGAACTGGAAAGCTAAATACAGACTTGAAGAAATAATTCGTACTGCTTGGGAATGGCACAGTACACATCCAAACGGGTATAAATAA
- the trxA gene encoding thioredoxin produces the protein MAKPAVVSDNTFQQEVINASNEQPVLVDFWATWCGPCKMLSPTLEQIADEKIGKLKVVKMDVDDNPEVASKFGILSIPTMILFKNGKPAAQLVGNQPKARILSQIDPLLS, from the coding sequence ATGGCTAAACCAGCAGTAGTTTCCGACAATACCTTCCAGCAGGAAGTTATCAACGCCAGCAACGAGCAACCGGTGTTGGTAGATTTCTGGGCAACTTGGTGTGGTCCGTGCAAAATGCTTTCACCGACCCTTGAACAGATTGCAGATGAGAAAATCGGTAAACTTAAAGTCGTTAAGATGGATGTGGACGACAATCCGGAAGTTGCCAGCAAATTCGGTATCCTGAGCATTCCTACTATGATTTTGTTCAAGAACGGCAAGCCTGCCGCTCAACTGGTAGGTAATCAGCCCAAGGCACGCATTCTTTCCCAGATTGACCCGCTACTCTCTTAA
- the trxA gene encoding thioredoxin — protein MAVKPLTISDNSFSQDVIASSSDKPVLVDFWAEWCGPCKMIAPTLEQIANENSDRLRIVKLNVDENPQTARNLGIMGIPTLILFKDGKAVKQIVGNRPKDQILAQIEQFIKN, from the coding sequence ATGGCGGTTAAACCCTTAACAATCAGTGACAATTCTTTTTCACAGGATGTTATCGCCAGCAGCAGTGACAAACCTGTTTTGGTAGATTTCTGGGCTGAATGGTGTGGTCCCTGTAAAATGATAGCGCCAACGCTTGAACAAATTGCCAATGAAAATTCCGATAGACTCAGAATAGTAAAGTTAAATGTGGACGAAAACCCGCAAACTGCACGAAATTTGGGTATAATGGGTATTCCAACCTTGATACTCTTCAAGGATGGCAAAGCCGTCAAACAAATTGTAGGTAACCGACCAAAAGATCAGATTTTAGCCCAAATCGAACAATTTATTAAAAACTAG
- the ubiE gene encoding bifunctional demethylmenaquinone methyltransferase/2-methoxy-6-polyprenyl-1,4-benzoquinol methylase UbiE has product MNRETKDSVEHVIPTERLPGFKSEAKSTYVNRMFGQIAPKYDLMNRLMTFGLDQGWRKVVVQESRLTPGGIALDVATGTGDIALALAEAVGQTGKIIASDFSLEMMRPGPGKADKKGVGKVIQFMAADALDLPYLNNTFDAITTGFAMRNVSDIERAFSEMCRVVKPGGRVVCLEVAKPKFALVRWGHQLYFNRIVPIIGGLISGHREAYTYLPESAKNFPPPEQLKQIMEKAGLRDVRFKLYGLGAVAIHVASK; this is encoded by the coding sequence ATGAACAGGGAAACAAAAGATTCGGTTGAACATGTAATTCCAACCGAGCGCCTTCCGGGATTTAAATCCGAAGCTAAGTCAACTTATGTAAATCGTATGTTTGGGCAAATTGCTCCGAAATATGATTTGATGAATCGTTTAATGACTTTCGGGCTAGATCAGGGCTGGCGTAAGGTGGTAGTGCAAGAGTCACGGCTTACGCCCGGTGGCATTGCGCTAGATGTTGCAACCGGAACGGGCGACATCGCGCTTGCGCTTGCAGAGGCAGTTGGGCAGACTGGCAAGATTATAGCTAGTGACTTCAGCCTTGAGATGATGCGTCCGGGTCCTGGAAAGGCTGACAAAAAAGGTGTAGGCAAGGTGATACAGTTCATGGCAGCCGACGCTCTTGATCTGCCTTACCTTAATAACACTTTTGACGCAATTACAACCGGTTTTGCTATGCGCAATGTGTCGGACATTGAACGGGCGTTTTCCGAAATGTGCCGGGTGGTTAAACCGGGTGGTCGCGTAGTTTGCCTCGAAGTAGCCAAGCCAAAGTTTGCGTTGGTGCGGTGGGGACACCAATTGTATTTTAACCGTATAGTACCCATTATCGGTGGTCTTATTAGTGGGCACAGGGAAGCTTATACTTATCTCCCCGAATCAGCTAAGAACTTCCCTCCGCCGGAACAGCTTAAACAGATAATGGAAAAAGCGGGACTACGTGATGTGCGATTCAAGCTGTATGGCTTAGGCGCAGTTGCTATACACGTTGCCTCTAAATAG
- a CDS encoding redox-sensing transcriptional repressor Rex has protein sequence MSINDPEIPDIVIRRLPIYAQTLTYLTGEGVTTVSSSELGARIGVTAAQIRRDLSYFGEFGKQGKGYNVQFLLNQVRDILHLGHSWGVALVGVGLLGKAIVHYTGFKDKGFEIKALFDSDTRKLGGEEMGMTVNHFSKIPEIIPELGLNVAIVAVPAHSAQEVVDLLIKAGVKAILNYAPITVQVPADVRIRSLDPVAALQSMTYYLNPDPKARSRNGKHSK, from the coding sequence ATGTCCATAAATGACCCGGAGATACCGGATATTGTTATCAGAAGACTGCCGATTTATGCTCAAACTTTGACCTATTTAACAGGTGAAGGCGTAACTACTGTAAGTAGTAGTGAGCTTGGCGCTAGAATTGGCGTAACGGCTGCTCAAATCCGACGTGACCTGAGCTATTTTGGTGAATTTGGCAAGCAGGGCAAAGGCTATAATGTCCAGTTTTTATTAAACCAAGTTCGCGATATTTTACATCTTGGGCACTCTTGGGGAGTGGCGTTGGTCGGTGTTGGTTTACTAGGCAAAGCAATTGTTCATTACACCGGATTTAAAGATAAAGGCTTTGAGATAAAAGCTCTTTTCGACTCTGATACCCGCAAACTGGGCGGTGAAGAGATGGGAATGACTGTAAACCACTTTTCTAAAATCCCCGAAATTATTCCCGAACTAGGGCTGAACGTGGCAATTGTGGCTGTGCCTGCTCATAGCGCTCAGGAGGTAGTCGATCTGCTGATAAAAGCTGGAGTAAAAGCCATTCTCAATTATGCACCCATCACGGTTCAGGTTCCGGCGGATGTGCGTATTCGTTCGCTAGACCCGGTTGCAGCGCTTCAAAGTATGACTTATTACCTCAACCCTGACCCTAAAGCGCGTAGCAGAAACGGAAAACACAGCAAATAA
- a CDS encoding alkaline phosphatase family protein — MSNLKEIAERNLLQKQQLPDFFGSDMVRPSYDGLGLTNIPALALKLLGAEGATVPAYNPTMYNSNEISGAFEQLTKQSPINHIVVLLIDALGYDQLENQIKAGKVPSFEQVTQNPHNFYAPITSVYPSTTTTALTSVATARAPQDHGIMGTYNFFPDLGVSVNLIRFAAAFDSSLSISTQHLNQETLVPVPNIFTMLERKGIKTSQINYYAFENSGISRFTSSGSKAKYNGYYTPADAMATIRQSIEQLPVGGKQKSYTYAYISTIDTTAHAYGPLQPNYEAELAAIDFSLKREILSRLQREDVLLIITADHGQIHGPDDRIVWLNDHAALTSALITPVTGESRATYLHLRNGTGVLERTRAYIEAKFKGQVVALTRNEALAAGLFGEPEKEPSQQCLDRVGDLVLCPLDNWQVRQRLKGVDRLSFLVGVHGGLTRAEMLVPFLAMRLNQ; from the coding sequence ATGAGTAATCTCAAAGAAATTGCAGAGAGAAATTTGCTGCAAAAACAGCAGTTACCGGATTTTTTTGGTTCCGATATGGTTCGCCCTAGTTATGACGGCTTGGGGCTGACTAATATTCCCGCGCTTGCCTTGAAATTACTTGGGGCAGAGGGCGCAACCGTTCCGGCTTATAACCCGACAATGTATAACTCCAATGAGATAAGCGGCGCTTTTGAACAATTGACGAAACAAAGCCCGATTAATCATATTGTAGTTTTGTTAATAGATGCGCTTGGGTATGACCAACTTGAAAACCAGATCAAAGCGGGCAAAGTGCCGAGCTTCGAGCAAGTGACCCAAAACCCACATAATTTCTATGCGCCCATCACTTCGGTTTATCCCAGTACCACCACCACCGCCCTGACTTCGGTAGCAACTGCACGCGCACCTCAAGATCATGGCATTATGGGGACTTATAACTTCTTTCCAGATTTGGGTGTAAGTGTGAACTTGATTCGCTTCGCTGCTGCTTTCGATTCTTCTCTTTCCATTTCTACCCAACATCTGAATCAGGAAACGCTTGTGCCTGTACCGAATATTTTTACCATGCTAGAGCGTAAAGGCATCAAAACTTCGCAGATAAATTATTACGCTTTTGAGAATTCTGGCATCAGCCGTTTCACCTCTTCAGGGTCGAAGGCAAAATATAACGGGTATTATACGCCTGCCGATGCAATGGCAACTATACGCCAATCAATCGAACAATTACCTGTCGGGGGTAAGCAGAAAAGTTATACCTATGCCTATATCTCCACTATTGACACTACTGCACACGCTTACGGTCCACTTCAGCCTAACTATGAGGCGGAACTGGCAGCGATTGACTTTTCGCTAAAGCGTGAAATACTCTCGCGTTTGCAGCGCGAGGATGTACTTTTGATCATAACTGCCGATCATGGGCAAATTCATGGTCCCGACGACCGTATTGTGTGGCTGAATGATCACGCCGCGCTTACCAGCGCACTGATTACGCCTGTTACCGGAGAAAGTCGCGCTACCTATTTACATCTACGTAACGGAACAGGGGTACTGGAACGAACGCGCGCCTACATTGAAGCCAAATTCAAGGGGCAAGTAGTAGCATTGACCCGCAACGAGGCATTGGCTGCCGGGCTATTTGGTGAACCTGAGAAAGAACCCTCTCAGCAATGCCTCGACCGGGTAGGTGACCTTGTATTATGCCCGTTGGATAATTGGCAAGTCAGGCAAAGACTCAAGGGCGTTGACCGTCTGAGCTTCCTTGTAGGGGTACATGGCGGACTTACACGCGCGGAGATGCTTGTGCCATTTCTGGCTATGCGCTTAAACCAGTAA
- the hisC gene encoding histidinol-phosphate transaminase, protein MPSEPYEVDIEALVRPDIVEMESHLPGDSLEVASRRLGFEPEEIIKLDANENPFGCSVRVQELLASFDAYHRYPDTLMTGLRSRLEAYTGIRRERILLTNGVSELADLVMRVLLKPGDEVIICPPTVQFYRFYANLAGAQVVEVPRNSSTFEVQVEHVLAAVSERTKLVVIGSPNNPTGNLISPLEVVKLLKTGVVVLVDESFYEFAGNSVANLVTEFENLVVARSFSHWAGLAGMRVAYGLFSQEILKHVWKLRAVYKLDAAQQLAIEAVLDDPRYYETVIGWIKNERGRLFRQLRKLNFLQPYPSNANFVLCKVVRGDAFKIKKRLERQGIFVRYLNLPGLPEYLRISVGRAEDTDALMRCLFAMAEEL, encoded by the coding sequence TTGCCTTCTGAACCATATGAGGTGGATATAGAGGCATTAGTCCGCCCAGATATAGTGGAGATGGAGAGCCATCTGCCGGGGGATTCGTTAGAGGTCGCCAGTAGACGATTGGGTTTTGAGCCTGAAGAAATCATTAAGCTGGATGCTAACGAAAACCCATTTGGTTGTTCGGTACGGGTACAGGAATTATTAGCCAGTTTCGACGCTTATCATCGTTACCCGGACACATTGATGACCGGGTTGCGCAGCAGGTTGGAAGCTTATACCGGTATACGTCGAGAGCGAATACTGCTGACAAATGGCGTGAGCGAACTGGCAGACCTCGTGATGCGGGTTTTGCTAAAACCGGGTGATGAGGTCATAATTTGTCCTCCAACTGTGCAATTTTACCGCTTCTATGCTAATTTGGCGGGAGCACAGGTAGTGGAGGTGCCGCGCAATTCTAGCACTTTTGAAGTGCAAGTTGAACACGTATTGGCGGCAGTAAGCGAGCGCACCAAGTTAGTAGTGATCGGCTCGCCGAATAATCCCACCGGCAACTTAATATCTCCACTCGAGGTGGTAAAACTCCTTAAAACTGGAGTGGTCGTACTCGTAGATGAAAGTTTCTACGAATTTGCAGGAAATAGTGTTGCCAACCTGGTTACGGAATTTGAGAACCTAGTAGTAGCCCGAAGCTTTAGTCATTGGGCTGGGTTGGCTGGAATGCGTGTTGCTTACGGTCTCTTTTCACAAGAGATTCTCAAGCACGTTTGGAAGTTGCGTGCAGTTTACAAGCTTGACGCTGCGCAGCAGTTAGCCATAGAGGCTGTTCTGGATGATCCACGCTACTATGAGACCGTAATTGGCTGGATAAAGAATGAGCGTGGTCGCTTGTTCCGCCAATTGCGCAAGTTAAATTTTCTGCAACCGTACCCCTCAAATGCAAATTTCGTCCTCTGCAAGGTAGTCCGGGGTGATGCTTTTAAAATAAAAAAGCGTTTAGAGAGGCAAGGTATTTTTGTCAGATACCTGAACCTCCCTGGTTTACCTGAATATCTCCGTATCTCCGTGGGGCGCGCCGAAGACACCGACGCGCTTATGCGATGCCTGTTCGCAATGGCGGAGGAACTTTGA
- the rph gene encoding ribonuclease PH produces the protein MSNSRIKKVGRGDERLLDQLRGVRITPNVVEWAEGSALVEFGKTRVLCTASVDEKVPPYRAGKGIGWVTAEYSMLPRATHSRTPREAAVGKVSGRTQEIQRLIGRSLRGIVNFVSLGERQIIVDCDVLQADGGTRTASITGGYVALALACKWLQKKGLIDTFPLTNAIAAVSVGIVQGQHVLDLNYSEDSAAAVDFNVVMLDSGEFVEVQGTAEGSPFSRNDIDAMLSLAEKGIRELFEIQKQAISEA, from the coding sequence TTGTCTAATTCCAGAATAAAAAAGGTCGGGCGAGGCGATGAGCGATTGCTCGACCAATTGCGCGGAGTACGTATTACACCCAATGTTGTGGAGTGGGCGGAAGGTTCTGCTTTGGTTGAGTTTGGAAAAACCCGGGTGCTTTGCACTGCCAGCGTAGACGAGAAGGTTCCGCCCTACCGTGCGGGCAAAGGGATTGGTTGGGTTACTGCTGAATATTCGATGCTGCCACGGGCGACTCACTCCCGAACCCCTCGTGAAGCGGCGGTTGGAAAGGTCAGCGGTCGAACCCAGGAAATTCAGCGCCTCATCGGGCGTAGCCTGAGAGGTATTGTTAATTTTGTCAGCCTCGGAGAGAGGCAAATTATTGTTGATTGTGACGTTTTGCAAGCCGACGGAGGAACTCGTACCGCTTCGATAACGGGCGGTTACGTGGCGCTCGCGCTTGCCTGCAAGTGGTTGCAAAAAAAGGGTCTTATAGATACTTTTCCTCTTACTAACGCAATCGCCGCGGTGAGCGTAGGGATTGTACAGGGACAACATGTCCTTGATCTTAATTACAGTGAAGATAGCGCGGCGGCGGTAGATTTCAATGTTGTGATGTTGGACAGCGGCGAATTCGTAGAAGTACAGGGGACAGCAGAAGGTAGTCCGTTCAGCCGGAACGACATTGATGCCATGCTGAGCCTTGCTGAAAAGGGTATTCGTGAACTTTTTGAAATCCAGAAGCAAGCTATCTCCGAGGCATAA